The Tatumella ptyseos genome segment GCGTTTTTTTTCGTCTAACACTGGATGTGACTGTTCTGTGAGTGAGCTTCACCAGAAGTTGGCAAGCAGCAGGGCCGGAGGAGACATAATAAAAAAGAGCTGTGTGGGCAAAACCGTGAATAAACAAAGACCTGTCAACTTGGATCTCTCGACGATCCGGTTTCCCGTTACTGCAATAGCATCCATTCTCCACCGTGTCTCTGGCGTGATTACCTTTATCGCGTTGGGAATTCTACTGTGGCTGCTAGGGCTCTCTCTCTCATCTCCAGAAGGTTTCAATCAAGCTGCAGCCATCATGGGAAGTTTCTTCGTGAAATTCATCCTGTGGGCAATCTTGACTGCGCTGGCTTACCACATTGTCGGCGGAATCCGCCATCTGCTTGCAGATTTTGGCTTTATGGAAGAAACCATGGTGGCAGGTAAACGGAGTGCGGTAGCCTCCTTTGTTATCGCCGCCATTCTGTCGATTTTAGCGGGGGTTCTCGTATGGTAAACAATGTTTCCGCACTAGGAAGAAATGGAGTACATGATTGGCTATTGCTGCGTGCCGCCGCGATACTGATTGCACTCTATGTTGTGTATATTCTGGGCTTTTTTGTTGTTAGTGGCCCACTTACCTATGATATGTGGCGCGGCTTCTTTGCAATGCCTTTCACCAAGGTATTTACGCTCCTCACCCTATTATCCATTCTCATTCATGGCTGGATTGGTATGTGGCAGGTACTGACTGATTATGTCAAAAACCTCGCCGTCCGTCTGGTCGTGCAACTGATTATTATTATCGCATTAGCAAGCTATGCGATTTATGGCACATTTGTGGTATGGGGTGCGTAATGAAACTGCCTGTTAGAGAATTCGATGCGATTGTGATTGGTGCAGGTGGCGCAGGTATGCGTGCAGCATTACAAATATCACAGTCTGGTCAAAGTTGTGCATTATTATCAAAAGTCTTCCCAACGCGTTCTCACACGGTTTCCGCGCAAGGCGGTATTACTGTTGCGTTGGGGAACACCCATGAAGATAACTGGGAATGGCACATGTATGACACCGTGAAAGGCTCCGATTATATTGGTGACCAAGACGCGATTGAGTATATGTGTAAAACCGGTCCAGAAGCGATTTTAGAATTAGAACATATGGGGCTTCCGTTCTCTCGCTTAGAAGACGGACGTGTTTACCAACGCCCCTTTGGCGGACAATCGAAAAACTTTGGTGGAGAACAAGCGGCACGTACGGCAGCAGCAGCTGACCGGACAGGCCACGCTTTACTTCACACCCTGTATCAACAGAATTTGAAAAACCATACCACCATATTTTCTGAATGGTACGCTTTAGATTTGGTAAAAAATGCCGATGGAGCAGTTGTAGGCTGTACGGCAATTTGTATTGAGACCGGTGAAGTCGTGTACTTCAAAGCTCAGGCTACGGTGCTGGCGACGGGCGGAGCAGGGCGTATTTACCAATCTACCACCAATGCGCATATCAACACAGGTGATGGCGTGGGTATGGCGCTGCGCGCAGGTGTGCCTGTGCAAGACATGGAAATGTGGCAATTTCACCCAACGGGTATCGCTGGCGCTGGAGTACTTGTGACAGAAGGATGCCGTGGTGAAGGTGGATATCTACTGAATAAACATGGTGAACGTTTCATGGAACGTTATGCACCTAATGCTAAAGACTTAGCGGGCCGTGATGTGGTGGCTCGTTCGATGATGATTGAAATTCGTGAAGGTCGTGGTTGCGATGGTCCTTGGGGCCCACACCTAAAACTAAAACTCGATCACTTGGGAAGCGAAGTGTTGGAGTCACGCTTACCGGGAATTTTAGAACTGTCTCGGACTTTTGCACACGTAGACCCAATTAAAGAGCCTATTCCGGTCATTCCAACCTGTCATTACATGATGGGCGGTATCCCGACAAAAGTATCTGGTCAAGCGTTAACCGTCGATGAACAAGGCAACGACGTTGTCGTTCCAGGGCTGTTTGCTGTTGGTGAGATTGCGTGTGTATCGGTACATGGCGCTAACCGTTTAGGGGGGAACTCCCTCCTCGATCTCGTGGTGTTTGGCCGTGCAGCGGGCTTACACTTACAAGAATCAATCGCTTCGCAAGGAGCGCTGCGTGACGCGACTGAAGAAGAGATCGCGCAGGCAATGAGCCGTTATCAACGCTGGGAAGATAACCGTGAAGGTGAAGATCCAGCTGAAATTCGTAAAGCACTTCAAACCTGCATGCAACACAACTTCTCGGTATTCCGTGAAGGTGACGCCATGGCTAAGGGTCTGGAAGAGCTGAAGTCTATTCGCCAACGTCTACAGAATGCACGTCTTGACGATCGCTCCCCTGATTTCAACACTCAGCGTATTGAGTGCTTAGAGTTGGATAACCTGATGGAAACTGCCTTTGCAACGGCAGTCGCGGCAAACTATCGTACAGAAAGCCGTGGTGCCCACAGCCGCTTCGATTATCCAGACCGGGATGATGAGAAATGGTTATGTCATAGCCTCTATCTGCCACAGAGCGAGAGTATGACCCGACGTGAGGTGAACATGCAGCCAACATCACGCGAAGCATTCCCTCCTAAAGTGCGTACTTATTAATAGGCGGAAAGACTAATGAAACTCGAATTTTCGGTATATCGCTATAATCCAGAAGTCGATAATGCTCCGCGTATGCAAGATTATACGCTGGAGGCGGAAGAAGGGCGCGACATGATGTTGTTAGATGCGCTCATCAAACTCAAAGAGCAAGATCCGACGTTAGCCTTTCGTCGTTCTTGTCGCGAAGGAGTTTGCGGCTCTGACGGCATCAACATGAACGGAAAAAATGGACTTGCCTGTGTCACGCCGGTTTCCGCACTTTCAGGCAAGGGTAAAATCATTATTCGCCCACTACCTGGCTTACCCGTTATCCGCGACCTAGTGGTCGATATGGCGCAGTTTTATACTCAGTATGAAAAGATTAAACCTTTCTTATTGAACGATAATAAAAATCCTCCGGCACGTGAATTTTTACAATCTCCGGAAGATCGCGCACATCTTGATGGGCTATATGAGTGTATTCTCTGCGCCTGTTGCTCTACCTCCTGTCCGTCGTTCTGGTGGAACCCAGATAAATTTATTGGTCCAGCAGGATTATTGGCGGCTTATCGTTTCTTAATTGATAGTCGTGATACGGAGACTGAGTCACGGTTAGATAATTTAGACGATGCATTCAGCGTATTCCGTTGTCATAGCATCATGAACTGTGTCAATGTCTGCCCTAAAGGATTGAACCCGACTAAGGCGATCGGCCACATTAAATCCATGTTATTGAAACGTGGTGCTTAGCATTATTA includes the following:
- the sdhD gene encoding succinate dehydrogenase membrane anchor subunit, whose translation is MVNNVSALGRNGVHDWLLLRAAAILIALYVVYILGFFVVSGPLTYDMWRGFFAMPFTKVFTLLTLLSILIHGWIGMWQVLTDYVKNLAVRLVVQLIIIIALASYAIYGTFVVWGA
- a CDS encoding succinate dehydrogenase iron-sulfur subunit; this encodes MKLEFSVYRYNPEVDNAPRMQDYTLEAEEGRDMMLLDALIKLKEQDPTLAFRRSCREGVCGSDGINMNGKNGLACVTPVSALSGKGKIIIRPLPGLPVIRDLVVDMAQFYTQYEKIKPFLLNDNKNPPAREFLQSPEDRAHLDGLYECILCACCSTSCPSFWWNPDKFIGPAGLLAAYRFLIDSRDTETESRLDNLDDAFSVFRCHSIMNCVNVCPKGLNPTKAIGHIKSMLLKRGA
- the sdhA gene encoding succinate dehydrogenase flavoprotein subunit produces the protein MKLPVREFDAIVIGAGGAGMRAALQISQSGQSCALLSKVFPTRSHTVSAQGGITVALGNTHEDNWEWHMYDTVKGSDYIGDQDAIEYMCKTGPEAILELEHMGLPFSRLEDGRVYQRPFGGQSKNFGGEQAARTAAAADRTGHALLHTLYQQNLKNHTTIFSEWYALDLVKNADGAVVGCTAICIETGEVVYFKAQATVLATGGAGRIYQSTTNAHINTGDGVGMALRAGVPVQDMEMWQFHPTGIAGAGVLVTEGCRGEGGYLLNKHGERFMERYAPNAKDLAGRDVVARSMMIEIREGRGCDGPWGPHLKLKLDHLGSEVLESRLPGILELSRTFAHVDPIKEPIPVIPTCHYMMGGIPTKVSGQALTVDEQGNDVVVPGLFAVGEIACVSVHGANRLGGNSLLDLVVFGRAAGLHLQESIASQGALRDATEEEIAQAMSRYQRWEDNREGEDPAEIRKALQTCMQHNFSVFREGDAMAKGLEELKSIRQRLQNARLDDRSPDFNTQRIECLELDNLMETAFATAVAANYRTESRGAHSRFDYPDRDDEKWLCHSLYLPQSESMTRREVNMQPTSREAFPPKVRTY
- the sdhC gene encoding succinate dehydrogenase cytochrome b556 subunit; amino-acid sequence: MGKTVNKQRPVNLDLSTIRFPVTAIASILHRVSGVITFIALGILLWLLGLSLSSPEGFNQAAAIMGSFFVKFILWAILTALAYHIVGGIRHLLADFGFMEETMVAGKRSAVASFVIAAILSILAGVLVW